One Desulfovibrio sp. genomic window carries:
- the ettA gene encoding energy-dependent translational throttle protein EttA: MSNEPNKIIYSMIRVSKFHDKKPILQNISLSYFYGAKIGVIGMNGSGKSTLLRILAGVDKDFQGETVLAPGHTIGFLEQEPQLDETKTVREIVEEGVAETMALVREFEEINAKFAEPMDDDEMNALIERQGQVQEKLDAAGAWDIDSRLEMAMDALRCPAPDTPVKVISGGEKRRVALCRLLLKAPDILLLDEPTNHLDAETVAWLEHHLATYPGTIIAVTHDRYFLDNVAGWILELDRGRGIPWKGNYSSWLEQKQERLKNEEKSEMERQKTLERELEWIRMSPRGRHAKSKARISAYEALASQDTDKVSKDLEIFIPPGPRLGNKVIEAVGVCKAFGDNMLVEDLNLLIPPGAIVGIIGPNGAGKTTLFRMITGTDKPDCGEIKLGDTVVLAHVDQSREALKEDMSVWEAISEGKDTIPLGRREVNSRAYVARFGLTGTDQQKKVGLLSGGERNRVFLARMLKSGANVILLDEPTNDLDVNTMRALEDALLNFAGCALIISHDRWFLDRVATHILAFEGDSKAVWFDGNYSEYEADRKERLGKEADQPHRIKYRKFARA, encoded by the coding sequence ACAAGAAACCCATTTTGCAAAACATCTCGCTTTCGTATTTTTACGGGGCCAAGATCGGCGTCATCGGTATGAACGGCTCGGGCAAGTCCACGCTTCTGCGCATTCTTGCGGGCGTGGACAAGGATTTCCAGGGCGAGACCGTGCTTGCTCCGGGCCACACCATCGGCTTTTTGGAGCAGGAACCCCAGCTCGACGAGACCAAGACCGTACGCGAAATAGTGGAAGAGGGCGTGGCCGAGACCATGGCCCTGGTCCGCGAATTCGAGGAAATAAACGCCAAGTTCGCCGAGCCCATGGACGACGACGAGATGAACGCCCTGATCGAGCGCCAGGGGCAGGTACAGGAGAAGCTCGATGCGGCGGGTGCCTGGGACATCGATTCCCGCCTCGAGATGGCCATGGACGCCTTGCGCTGCCCGGCGCCGGACACGCCGGTCAAGGTCATCTCAGGCGGCGAGAAACGCCGGGTGGCCTTGTGCCGCCTGCTCCTCAAGGCGCCTGATATTCTGCTCCTGGACGAACCCACCAACCACCTGGACGCCGAGACAGTGGCCTGGCTGGAGCACCACCTGGCCACCTACCCCGGCACCATCATCGCCGTCACCCACGACCGGTACTTCCTGGACAACGTGGCTGGCTGGATTCTCGAACTCGACCGGGGCCGTGGTATCCCCTGGAAGGGCAATTATTCCTCGTGGCTTGAACAGAAGCAGGAGCGCTTGAAAAACGAGGAAAAGAGCGAGATGGAGCGCCAGAAGACCCTCGAGCGCGAACTCGAGTGGATCCGCATGAGCCCTCGCGGCCGCCACGCCAAGAGCAAAGCCCGTATCAGCGCCTATGAGGCCCTGGCGTCCCAGGATACCGACAAGGTGTCAAAGGATCTGGAAATCTTCATTCCGCCCGGACCGCGCCTGGGCAACAAGGTCATCGAGGCCGTGGGCGTGTGCAAGGCTTTCGGCGACAACATGCTGGTGGAGGACTTGAACCTCCTCATTCCCCCCGGAGCCATCGTGGGTATCATAGGCCCTAACGGCGCGGGCAAAACCACCCTGTTTCGCATGATCACCGGGACCGACAAGCCCGATTGCGGCGAGATCAAGCTGGGCGACACCGTGGTTCTGGCCCATGTGGACCAGTCCCGCGAGGCACTGAAGGAAGACATGAGCGTGTGGGAGGCAATAAGCGAGGGCAAGGACACCATCCCTCTGGGCAGGCGTGAGGTGAACTCCCGGGCCTATGTGGCCCGTTTCGGCCTGACCGGCACGGATCAGCAGAAGAAGGTGGGCCTGCTTTCGGGCGGAGAACGCAACCGCGTGTTCCTGGCCAGGATGCTCAAAAGCGGGGCAAACGTGATCCTCCTGGACGAACCCACCAACGACCTGGACGTGAACACCATGCGCGCCCTGGAGGACGCTCTGCTTAACTTCGCGGGTTGTGCCCTGATAATAAGCCACGACCGCTGGTTCCTGGACCGCGTGGCCACGCACATCCTGGCCTTTGAAGGAGACTCCAAGGCCGTGTGGTTCGACGGCAACTACTCGGAATATGAGGCGGACCGGAAGGAACGCCTGGGCAAGGAAGCCGACCAGCCCCACAGGATAAAATACAGGAAGTTCGCCAGGGCCTAG
- a CDS encoding cytosolic protein produces MDDDEAVLAESVLESMRLMAVHYGLWFAETIKQQGLEKALEAEEKAGGQALSLALKRFSDGTNPFLGRSRQELLGLLDTLGKLWLGLDGVWFQAVEGFAGMDGAKRINDACWTAFAPLEASRIKAVLGLPANGGFDALEKALRHRFSSRINEVEILREQAALTLRYTACRVQAARRRKGLADYPCKSAGVAEFTGFARTLDSRFTTTCIACPPDPLPDGDFCFWRFTLEND; encoded by the coding sequence ATGGATGACGATGAAGCGGTTCTGGCCGAGTCCGTTTTGGAATCCATGCGGCTCATGGCCGTGCATTACGGTCTCTGGTTCGCCGAGACCATAAAGCAGCAGGGCCTGGAAAAAGCCCTGGAAGCAGAAGAAAAGGCGGGCGGTCAGGCCTTGTCCCTGGCCCTGAAGCGATTCTCCGATGGTACCAATCCCTTTCTTGGTCGGTCGCGACAGGAGCTTCTGGGGCTTCTCGATACCCTGGGAAAACTCTGGCTCGGCCTGGATGGAGTGTGGTTCCAGGCTGTGGAGGGATTTGCCGGAATGGACGGAGCCAAGCGGATCAACGATGCCTGCTGGACCGCGTTTGCTCCCCTTGAGGCGTCGCGCATCAAGGCCGTGCTCGGGTTGCCCGCAAACGGTGGGTTCGATGCCTTGGAGAAAGCCTTGAGACATAGGTTCAGCAGCCGCATCAACGAGGTTGAAATCCTGCGGGAACAGGCGGCGCTGACGCTTCGCTACACGGCATGCCGGGTACAAGCCGCGCGCCGTCGCAAAGGTCTTGCGGATTATCCGTGCAAGTCCGCCGGAGTGGCTGAATTCACAGGTTTCGCCCGGACTCTGGATTCACGGTTCACAACCACCTGCATTGCCTGCCCCCCGGACCCGCTGCCGGACGGTGATTTCTGCTTCTGGCGTTTCACCCTGGAAAATGATTAG
- a CDS encoding sigma-54-dependent Fis family transcriptional regulator: MLDKVLEFTRSIFDDLDSKSFQRRFLGGLLAIQNVERGSLWVKRGKVITCIEAAGEQSEQVLGIEIPADKPSVVGWVIDNARMTIAEPSKDPRHFKELESGLASKSTLILCYPLVLRDGEVYGAVELIDTAAMGSRLNLRKDYLDLLQHFVSVGAIALGQALAFDSKERECRGLKNALDRFRGQPPVVGQSPAVCEAMKKVQAFARTDFPVLITGESGTGKELFAQAIHQASTRRDKPFFVQNCSAIPETLLESELFGYKRGAFTGADRDKTGLFESAEGGTVFLDEIGDMAPSLQAKILRLIQNSEVKPLGGAAARTVDVRIISATNKDLATAISDGEFREDLFYRLNVLPLHLPPLRERPEDIGELLDYFIKRECVRLGVSPKRLSAPARRRLGEYAWRGNIREMENLVKYILTVTEGDVIEERDLPVHIVGSESHVSPEELGERRGFTLSELTWDEVERAYTLEILEKYRWNITKAAKQAGVNRSTFDSRLKKLGISKA, translated from the coding sequence ATGCTCGACAAAGTCTTGGAATTCACCCGCTCAATCTTTGACGATCTCGATTCGAAATCCTTCCAGCGGCGTTTTTTGGGCGGCCTGCTGGCCATCCAGAACGTGGAGCGCGGTTCCCTGTGGGTCAAACGCGGCAAGGTGATCACCTGCATCGAAGCGGCCGGGGAGCAGAGCGAACAGGTTCTGGGCATCGAAATCCCGGCGGACAAGCCGAGCGTGGTCGGCTGGGTGATCGACAACGCGCGCATGACCATAGCCGAGCCCTCCAAAGATCCTCGCCACTTCAAGGAGCTGGAAAGCGGCCTGGCGTCCAAGAGCACCCTTATCCTCTGTTATCCTTTGGTGCTGCGCGACGGCGAGGTCTACGGCGCGGTGGAACTCATCGACACCGCGGCCATGGGAAGCCGGCTCAATCTCCGTAAGGACTACCTGGATCTGCTGCAACACTTCGTGTCGGTTGGGGCCATCGCTTTGGGACAGGCCCTGGCTTTTGACAGCAAGGAACGCGAATGCCGCGGTTTGAAAAACGCGCTGGATCGCTTCCGGGGGCAGCCGCCGGTCGTGGGGCAGTCGCCCGCCGTGTGCGAGGCCATGAAAAAAGTTCAGGCCTTTGCACGCACGGATTTTCCGGTGCTTATCACCGGCGAATCAGGCACGGGCAAGGAGCTTTTCGCCCAGGCCATCCACCAGGCAAGTACTCGCAGGGACAAGCCGTTCTTCGTGCAGAACTGCTCGGCCATTCCGGAAACCCTGCTTGAGAGCGAGCTCTTCGGCTACAAAAGGGGCGCCTTCACCGGGGCGGATCGCGACAAGACCGGCCTGTTCGAGTCGGCCGAAGGCGGCACGGTGTTCTTGGATGAGATTGGGGACATGGCACCGTCCCTGCAAGCGAAGATCCTGCGCCTTATCCAGAACAGCGAGGTCAAGCCCCTGGGGGGAGCCGCCGCACGCACAGTGGACGTTCGCATCATCTCGGCGACCAACAAGGATCTCGCTACGGCCATTTCGGACGGAGAATTTCGCGAGGACCTTTTCTACCGTTTGAATGTGCTTCCCCTGCACCTTCCACCACTTCGCGAACGTCCCGAGGACATCGGGGAACTGCTTGATTATTTCATAAAACGCGAATGCGTGCGCCTGGGCGTTTCCCCCAAGCGCCTTTCCGCTCCTGCCCGACGCAGATTGGGAGAATATGCCTGGAGGGGGAACATCAGGGAGATGGAAAACCTGGTGAAGTACATCCTGACGGTTACCGAAGGCGATGTTATCGAAGAGCGCGATCTGCCGGTCCACATCGTTGGCAGTGAGAGCCACGTCTCGCCCGAGGAGTTGGGGGAACGTCGCGGTTTTACGCTGTCGGAGTTGACCTGGGATGAAGTGGAGCGAGCCTATACGCTGGAGATACTTGAGAAGTACAGGTGGAACATCACCAAGGCCGCCAAACAGGCGGGGGTGAACAGGTCCACATTCGATTCCCGCCTGAAGAAGCTCGGCATCTCCAAGGCCTAG